Below is a window of Cygnus atratus isolate AKBS03 ecotype Queensland, Australia chromosome 3, CAtr_DNAZoo_HiC_assembly, whole genome shotgun sequence DNA.
GATCTTCAGCATCGACCTCCCCGAGGCCCTGCCTGAGCACGAGGTGCCCAATTTCCTTTCCGTGCTGCCCTGGACCAGTGAACAGAGTTTCCACTACTCCACTCTGCTCCCTGATGCCACATTCCTCTCTGTGTGTTTGCCTCCATCCTACGAGGAGGCCACCATGAAGACTACCCTGGGCAATGCTCGCATTGAGCTCTCTCCAGATCCAGTGCCTCCTTATGAAGAGAGCATGGCACATCCAGCAGCACCAAATAAACTTCCTACAGAAGCACCTTAGCTGAAGCATGTGGCCCCTCATGGCACAAACATGGATCTGCTATGGCCTTTAAAATTAGCAAAAAATCCAAGTGAGCCAAAGTCAGTGAATTATGAAGGAAGAAACTTGGAGTAACAGGGAATGAGCCTTTTCACCTCATTCTAGGATTCTCTATCTTCCACTTGTAGCAAGGCTACATGTACAGTGTGACAGCAAATCAATTCTAGGCTGTTAATGTTGGAATTTGAGAAAACCGAGTACGTCATACAAGGATTAAACTTACAGACAGATGAGAATCTGCCCATCTGAAATCCCTCAGCTGCCAAGAAACATAACATTGATGgttggacttcatgatcttGACCATCTTTCCcagcctagatgattctatgataagttATGCTACAGATTCAGCAGTCACAAAAAGGGCTCCTAGCATGAATCTAttccagtttgctttttttctacttcatgtgtttattttaattgaatttctgACAAGCTGATTTACTTAATCAGCATGTATAAACATTGCATATCATTCTGCAGTGCTCTGTAATGAACACAGCTctcaggaaagcaaataaatctttaaaaaatattgcaggaACTGTCCCCACAAGTTCAACTATGGGCTGTTGTTAAAGGCTGTCTTTTACTACAGTTGAACAATGAGAAGAACCAGAGAAGACCTGATCATTCTGGGTGAGGAAGACTCCGGCACCATCACACAAGAGCACACCCACACTACGGCTGCAAGCTAAGGTCTGCAAGGTCCTAAAGTTCTAGATTACTGGCTTGacttatttttcaatttacaaGTCTAAAACAGTAAAACTTGTGACCTTTTGGTACAGTGTGTAAGagaattggggaaaaaataaaatcaaatgcacAAAAAGATCTGGTTTCTATTTCAAAACAACATTATACTCACTTCTTGACCACTAGAGCAAAGTAAGTATCATTCAGATGCATTGGTGCCAGTTCTGTGTCTCAGGAGGGCTTGCACATGGTTGCTTTTAGGCAGTGGCATATCTTTAACTCTTTCTGACAGGATAGCACTTTCACTATGCTGACAGATGCTCTTGTTCTGAGCATCTGGAAGGTGGCTGTCATGAAATCCGATGATTTTATGTATTCTGACAGCTTTTTCCTTGCAGGTGagagctattctatgattctacgactATCTGTGGCTTAACAACATATATATGACCATGTGTAGTCTTGGTACAACTCCTAAAACAGAAGCTGTTTTGACTTGCACTGTGTGATTATAGCAACTTTCACAAGTTGTCAATATGAGCTAGTGTAGAAGTCATCCTGCTTTGTGAATgtactacctttttttttttttttcctcttaagtGTAACAATAATAGAAGAATAAATCATCGCTATTTGGTAGAAGAGAGACCAGACACTTTTAGGTAGTTAAGTTTCATGTTGTTATGTCAAGAGTGGCACAAATCATACCACCAAATAGTCCAGGTCAAAACTGATGATACTCATACAGttctcttaaaataagaaaaaaaaaaagaaaaaaaaagaaaaaaacacactctgTCCTTCGTAATTCAGAAATGGCACCATTTTCTTAAACTACATTTTTGAGATCTTCTCCTTTTCTAATGCCTACTTTTGGTTACCAGACGgtgagaacagcagcagctgttgttTCGGATAAATGCAAGTGCAAccaaccatttttcttttcagaccaTATCTGGGATGAATTCCTAGTATTCACTAATGCATTTGAACGTACTGTATTTGAACGTACTGTCTCCTTGCATTTTTTATGCCTCCTTAATACTTGGTACATGCAGTTGTTGCCAGCTACATGGAAAGCAGAGTACCAAACAACATATACTTGCTAATTAGCAAGGTTAAAAGGTTTAACGCTCAAAGAGAATCACTTCTGCCTCTTGTGTTTCTATATTCCACTAACTCCAAAAGAATTGTACTGGTATGCTTGAAAATTCAGCCTTCATTGTATCAAATTTAGTATATTTTTGCCTTAAAACATCTGCTATGTTCTGAAATTAGTTATACTGTTCTTCAGCAGAAGTTCTTGATTATTCTTACCATGGTAGTGTCTGCAACCCCACCCCAGGTTCATTATTCTAAACTGCTCTCCAGTTATTTTGGTTACAATTCAGATAACTTCTTCAGAGCTATTTCTTGTGATCAGGACCAAAATACTTCTAGAACTAGTCAGGAATTGTGAGTGTTCATCTCTCACATAGTATTTATCGGGAAAGTCTCAAATCCTACCTTAGACAAATAGTTTATGTTTGTTAGCTGTACTGTAGACAATTAAGAACAGGTACTTGCTCAAATTCAAATTAGCAGTAATACTGCCATGTTTACAATTGCTTTTTCTAATAGACTAATAGACTTCCCCCCATCTATAATTGGTGTCCCTTACCTCATTCCAACACAGTTTTGTCTGGTCTTGCATGTTAATTGTCCCTGGTAGTTTTTAACCCAAGCAGCATCTCACTCAAATCTACgctccaaagaaaaaaaaatccagtaaagcaaaatataaattataaaataataataaaaagaatatttcttatGCAAACATTGTGAAATATTGATCTCTATTGCCTAGCAGCTACCACTGATCGTATCAGCCTGTGATGACATACTAGGCAGTAACCACAGAACTACTGTTATTAGTGCTATTGGTTGCTGACCAGTTACCATGTCCTTTGAAGCAAACATAGCTCACAGTCTACAAAGAACTCATGTCCAGCTTGACAAACCTGAAAGGTGAAGGTTTAGAGTACACcatgtaaaagaaaagcattggAGTTTTGGCTGTAGACAAGACTGAAATATTaagttttcaaatacataaaaggtaactgcaaacagaataaaataatccCTCATACTTTATGCCTACAGCAATCTGGACTAGTACTAGAAAGCTTAAATTGCAGCAAGAGTGCAAAAACAGATTTCTAAAAGCAATCCACAGTCTAAAAGGGGAGTGAAGCACGGGCATCACCATCTCTGGACATACAAAGAAGTTACACAAACATCTGTCAGGAGCGATGAAGAGTGTTAGCTGGAGCAAGGAAGATGTAGATGTCTTCTCTGGGACCTTCCCTGTTTCTACACTACAAAGCTATATAACATATTTATCTACAATGATGATACCCATTTTTGCAAAGCTAAAACCACTCTGTCATTATAATGCCAATCTGCTTGTTTGGCACAAATTATCTCCTGGGTCCCAAAAGCAGACTGCGCAAGCAGGCCTTCCCGACACTAGGTGCCTCGCCACTATGCAGACACAGAGATTAAACTCCCACTTTAttgaaaactcattttatttgGCGAAAGTGGACAAGACACCTAGCAGCTCTGTGGAAAGAGACTGATTTTTGTTGCAGTTGCACCTCAGGAATTCACAATAACCTTCGGGATGGCCCGGGGCAGGGCCCGCGCATGACAATAGAAGCCGGCAGCGATGGCAGCATAGCTGCAAGGCGAGCTCAAGATGGCGGCGTAGGGCCGCGGCCACCATTTTCACACATCCCCCTCACTGAGTTCACCGCGTTAGTCTGCGGGTGCGGCCTCTGCCAGCTTCATCCCGGGGTTGTGTAAGCTGGCAGCGAGGCTCCCTTTCCACGGCTGTGTGCCCCAAGCAGCGAGATAACTGCTGAATAGTCATGAACAACTTGGGTTAACTCACACATGATCAAATGTCCTTAGTGGGACAAGgattcccgcccccccccccccccttttaaaTTTGGTTTCTAGGAGATGTTTCCCTTTGCATGTCAAGTTCCTGGAGAAGGGAACAGAAAATTCTCCAAGCCATTCAGGAACTTTAGAGATGTTGCATGGTAGTTCTGGAccaagcagcagcttcttccaAGAAAATCCAGCATTATATTGAACCATTAAGTAACTTTCTGGTAAATCATTGcagttataaatatttaataccaAAATAGTAGTTTCCCTCACTGAGTACTCCCATTGCTTTTGGGCACCTGCAGAGCTTGCTCCTAATGTCCTCTACCCTCACACCTTTCTCTGAAGGTGCCCATGCAGGTGGCCAGCCCTGATCCACACATACCCCAACAAGAGAATGGCAGATGTTACAAGGCATTTCAAGTAGCTAAAGAAGTAATGTATATACTGATGACTTAACTTAGCTGCTACCTATGCTAACACAGTAGCTATATAGGAAATAACACAGCTGAGGAACATCACAGATAAGGGGTCATGCAACAGCTAAGTAGAATTGCTGACCAAGGCAGCAGTTACTAAGGCAGCCATTTCACAGATACCACATAAAGGTATTAAGTCAGTAAATAGAGAGCAAGTAAACAGAGGCAGGCTGTTTACTTGAGAGAAGACAAGCTTGGTAAAGAAGAAGAGCtcaggagggggaaaaagggagcAGAAGGGGCAGCAAatcacatgaaaacaaatcagCAAAACACGACTGTGTGAGGGAGACCTGCAGGGCAGCTATACACCTCATCACTGCACCTAAACAACTTCTGTTGTTCTCAGTACATGTGCATCTTGTGTTGCTTCCGTGTCCAGAGGACCTGGGAATGCTTTCCCTAACACTTTTCCCTTCTCTAGGTGGAGATTGGACACCATAGCAGTTTTCTAGAAAGGGTCATCAAATACCTATTGAATCATGATGTTTGCTGCACAGCCACAAGGATCGACCAGCATGATTTTGTTTATCTTAATTTGCTAGATACAAAACTGTAGCAATCCAGAAGCTACATAACAAGTTTGGTTTTGAAAAGTAGAGGGAATCCATCTTGCAAATAGTCTAGTAATAGCAAGAATAACACCTGCAGCCACCCCACTTTAACCCACAGCCTCCACATGTTTTTCCGGTCAGGCTGCCTTAAATCTACTTGTTGCTAAATCAAGGGTGCAGAAGCTGATAGGTAGTACCATGTCCTTTCAGCAGTCAACTTTAAAGCAAGGACTAAATGAGAAGGCTATTCTTTGGAGCCACACCATGCTCACCATAGGAAGCACTGTAACTCGTAGATCCTCTCAGTTCTCCTTTAcaatttcttcctcttaaaaTCTTTTCAGTATTCCATCATCTAGTTCCTGTTTACACCACTCAAAGCTGTAACTTTCGAGTAAATACAAGTACTAAAGAACAAACATTCATTGGACAATTCCAAAGCAACTAGAACCTTTGACCTGAAGCTACTTCATTATAACCACTTTGAGAGCGTTCCAGGGCTGTTTTCCATACTGTACAAGGTTTTTAGCTTTGATATAACTCCTTGAACAACAATTTTTCCCTGACATAGTATTATGAAAGCAAGGATCATTCCAAGAGAAGGAATGAATTCTGCTGTGGGCCATAGTCAATAAAATAGTAACAAATATTGCAACATAAGTAAATATTGTGCACTTACCTGTAacaaattgtgcctgacaaGCCACAGGAAAGCAAGATTCAGCTCTGGTCCAGCATTACAGGTATTGTCAAATGCAACTGCTACCTTCAAAGCTCACAACAAAACTAACTGTAACTTTAATAAGACTTCACCTGTGACCTGTTTTTTACAGTGGTTAAGGAGTTTGCAGGATGTAAAGCAACCCTCAAGCAATCATTATGCAgccaaaatttaattttcttagcCACTCTGGCTACTTTCAATTAGATCCTAGTGTTGGTCATGACTTTCTTGAGAATTCGTTAGCTGCTACCACCTGGCTGAGCCCTTCCTTTCCCACAGGCAGCTGTGGTCTTTTCTTGTGCCCACCTGTGAGTAAATTTAACTCTTTCCAGTTCTCAGAAGGGAGATAGTAACTGAAGCTAATAAGCACCTTCTAGGGAcaggaagaatgtttttttttaagtctttgaaGTGCTTGGCCcacagggagctgctcccaTTCCTAACAGGCTTCCCAAAACCCAGGTAATAGTCAGGACCAGTACTGGTCCTTCAGGCATACTCCCTCCAGTCCCAGTGCTAGGAGTCTACTACATAAGTGAGGAGCAAAGGTGTGTTGTTTAGTAAATTTTCCTCAGGAAACTAGTCTAACGCAAGGTGATTGCTGCACGTGATCTCAGAGTCTTTCCATCTCCTCTTACTGGCTTTTCCACCTTGCTATGACCACCCTGTGAAATCTGTATGAAATTAGctaatttcaaaaatacaaaggttttttttttttgagtataaTGGAGGTAGGAAAGGGACCATAATAGTGACCTCACTAAGGGAAAGACTACAGTATTAGGCAATCTTTTGtaaggcattaaaaaaagtcCACAGAGGAATGACCCCATAAATATGGGGAGCATATTATTGCAGTGTGCACTGTGTGATACAGCAGAGAATCCAACAAGACGTGAAGGTACAGAGGAACAGTCCCTTCTACTTTGTTGCCCACAGAACTATGGTAAGACAACAaatttaaatcatatttatttgctgtattACTGCCCCCTCTACAGAATTAAAAGAGCCAGTGGAGCTTTTGAAGAAGTCACCCAGATAGATGCTTTCTTGAACTCCATATTCTTTAGCTGATCTGCTGGAGTTTCTATGTGCCATTGAGCTACTTACCTGGTCTTCTGGAGGGACAAAAATACAGACTTACCTAGTGAGTCTGGTGCAGGTCCACCCTGCATCCATCTTTGCAGTCCATCTTTGCAGTTATTTCCATGTGAACACCAGGCTGATAGAATTACTCTGAAGAATGAGCAGAAATGAGTGTGTCTGCTAGGTGTGGACTAAGTTGTGGGGTGCTGCCAAATTGTTTGTTTCTCTATAATCCAAAGGGACTCTACAGAGTAAGAAAGTCAGTGAACTAGTACCTACCTGCATGAGGGAAtggagttttcattttcatcaacTAAACCGTGCATTGCCTAGGGCCAAAACCTGGTCTGAATTAGCTTTTAATACTGCAAAAGTCATTACCCTCTTACCATAGGCATTTACTGGGGTGATTCTTATGCAAAAGCcagatctctctctttttttcttttattttcttttttccttttcttacaaaGACAACAGTTTATATAAGAGCTACATCAGGTCACATATTACTTTCTGTAGTCATGTTTTCCCTCCTTGGTTGTTCAAATAGCACAATAAAAACATGTGCCAGCAGGAaacagggagcagaggaagaaacttGACTACTTTGCAAACATGAAGGCAACAAACTGATTTCCAGATTCcagtattttcttaaagttatagactactgaaaattttaaatgaaaactaccAGGAAAAATTTAGATCTTTTCCattcatattttcagtattcGCAGTTATACTCTATTTgatgaaattttacttttccagaAAGCATCTCTCAGGACATCAAATTTTtgagaaatgcaaatgaaggTGTGCACTCATCTTATCAGTTTGTTCATTGATAAGATGCTTAACAGATGCTAGTCTTTGTTCCAGGACCACATCTTTTCACAGGTATCATAGAAATCCAAGTGTTTGCAGATGAAGAGAGCACAGTAAAATAGACTGTAGGCAGCAGTCTTCAAAGGTGTAGGCTGAAAGGCTATATAGGAGAGGCTCCCACACTGTAGGCAGAAACCACAAGTTGATGTTGGGCACTGGCAGTGGAGACAACTCCCAGCCTGCATGGAAGTGCAGACTGTAAGTGCCTTTTCATACCATTGTATTTGAAGTGGTGTCACTGCTGTCAGTAGCTGTCTGCAATTAATTGCTCCATGGGTGTAAGGACGAGGTGGGATGAATAAGGACAAGAGCCAACAAGGCTGTAGGACCCCATGCTGTCACATATGCACATGAACTGGCACAGAAGCAGTCACTGATGGGATTTTCCCAGACATATGAACTTTGGGTGTCCATGTTCTAGAGACTAGGGCATAAAGGACAATCCAGCTCAGACTACCAGTGTTGCCTCCCTTCATATTTATTATTCCTGGCAGGCCTTTCAGAAGATACAGCAGTATCACAAAGAACCAACAAAAAGTCTTGATGCTAGCGTGATGTTTGAAGCTGGATGAGAAAATGCCTGTTGTAACACTGCTGACTGAGGCACTCAACATAAATTAATAGATGACATGAGATGTGGCTcatccaaagaaagaaaaggcccACAAACAACAGTGACAACCAGAAGGAGTTTTGAGAAAGACAGTTTCAGTTTATTGTCAAGAtactttcttccctcttttctcaGCCAACATTTTAGATAAGTTCTGGTATGTACTAACAGTTTCTCTTCTAGGATGACACTGCAATTTCCCACACACTGGTGATCACTTGAGACAGAGCATGTTTGTGCCACTGAAAGTACTTTTTGAGTTTCTTTGTTCCCAAAATCCAACCTGGCTCCTCAGAGGTCATCACACAAGAAATTAATCGCATTAATTCAATGACCAATTTATTGCGTTCTCAATTGTAGTTCTGAAGCCCAGGACTTCAGGACAAAAACTTctgagaaaaagcttttattttacaagagCTCATTTGCCTAGGGTTGTGCTTGACAGTCTAGAAACAAAGTAGTACTGGTGATTTTTTAATCTCAGAGAAATAACCTATCAACTGCTCTTCACGTCCCCAAGTGCCACGGTCTTCACTTCTGTCTGAAAATTTTGCCCAAAACCGCATCAGTACATGGAGCAAAACACTATTATCAAAGTTGCATTTGGGAACAAATGAAGGACTGCCTTCTTGAGCATTTTATTGTGGTGCACGTTTTTCCTGTATATCATATCAAGACCTTTCTCCAGAATTTAAGTTTGGTTCATCTTGGCTAACACAGACTTTTGTTGTAAAAGATAAAGTGTGCTTTGTGTGGAAATATGCCAGTCTCATCGGGGATCGCCAGCAGTTTGGTACTGCCTCTTCTGTACATGGCTTACAAGCTACCCCATAGCCACACTTCGACTTCAGTGCAACCAGGTGGCCCAGCCATATGCTCCCTGCTGCGCACATTTTTGTTGTCTTAAGATCTGCTTTCTGAAACGTACTTTTGCTTTGTATTAGGCCTCTGTAAAAAGGTAAATATAGGAAAATCATTCTCACTCCCTATTTTATGACTGCTGTACTGGCTATATTAATGtggacttcaaaaaaaatccttttgacTCACTACTACTGCAGCTGCCACTTGGCACAGTAATTTACAACAATCACCATTTCTCAGGCAGTGCGTTGCTGATTAAACTGAAACATCATGATTAACGAGAGGATGGCACCATCTTCAGCCACCAGGGCAGCTTCTCAACTGGCGATGCTGCGCCATGGCACTGAGTACTCATCATTTCAATGCTCTTTCACCAGGTTTAAAACAGCCTGGAAGTCAGCctgttttttccaaatgaaattacTCGCTACGTTTCTGACACTCCTCTTGCACTGGATTGCAGCAAAATAGACACAAAAATTCCTGCCTTCAGGATCTCTCAATGTATGTTTGACTAACTTTAAAAAGGTGTTAGTTTTCCAAGAATATGGGACTTAACTTAAGTACTGCTACTATGGAAGCATTCTAATTCAGACGGCAGATATGGCATTTTGTTCCCTTGTTCATTGCCAGATTTTATCTGACTGTTGTTAATTTGTATGTCTATGGAAaagaacatttgatttttttcccagattaaTTTTTACCATCCAAAAAGaagtcaaattttattttattttttcaagacaTAGTGAATCTGCACAAACTTCCGCAGCCTACCTGTCCCGatggatttttactttttgttgttgttgttgttccttcaGTAGCTggaacttctgtttttatacCAGTTTGGTACACAAGTTTATACCAGTTTGGTACAAAGCAATGTGCTGCAGATAGAAGGAACTCATGTACATTGGGATTGACCTGTCTCTCTTCTGTATATACC
It encodes the following:
- the SMIM28 gene encoding small integral membrane protein 28, which produces MRWLLGSNWRKLGHADRGNYDWLNNEPSGPLLETELQSRQQISSTKEDIEPFLCIVLPATMMLFLAFLLLFLYRRCQHPTPQGQIFSIDLPEALPEHEVPNFLSVLPWTSEQSFHYSTLLPDATFLSVCLPPSYEEATMKTTLGNARIELSPDPVPPYEESMAHPAAPNKLPTEAP